The Desulfuromonas acetexigens DNA window TCGACCTTGTCCACGACCAGCCCCACCACCTTGGTCTTCCCGGGATTGATCAAGGAGTCGAGGATGCCCGCAGCATCTCCGTCGCCGAGGCCGCGATGGTAAGCGACATCCAACCGGGACAGATCATGGCCTTCCCAGAACTGCTTCCAGAGTTTCTCTTCGCTGTTGGTCGAGTTGATGGATGACGGGAAATAGAGCGGCGGCTTGCCCGAGAAGATCGATTGCCGCGATACCGAGGTGAGCGTCGGAATCCAGGCGAAGGTCGCGGATTCGCGCATGACCAGATTGCCGTCCTGCTTTTGAAGAAGCTGGCGGATGGTCACCCACTGATCGAGGGCCAGACCATCGACCACGATCAGCGCGGCACGGCAGCTACCGGAGTCCTCGATATCCCGAGCCAGGCGGCGCGGCACATGGTGCAGCATGGCCGGATTGGTCGGCGGCAAGTTGATCAGACTGGAGTAGTGGTCGGCCAGCCAACCGGCAAAGGTCGTGTTCAGTGTGTCGCCGATTTCCCTGAGTCGGGTCTGATACTCGGCGCTGTTGCCACAATGAACCAGCGAAGAGAGTTCGGCCCATTTCAGTGCGAAGGCGGTCCAGATCGAGTAACGGGCCTCCGCAGTGGGCAGTTCCTTCTCGACAAGGCCAAACAGGCGGGAGATCCGTAGCTCGTCATCGTCCACGCCGGACGTGGCGATACCGCTTCGGACCCAGGACCCGGCATCCACTTGAATGCCCTTGGCCGGGACAGGGGTGAGTTTCCCCTCCAGGAACAGGTTGTCGATGTAGACCTTGATGTCCTGATGGTCGAACGGCAGGTGATCAGGGCCGGGATACTTGAGCCCGTATTCAGGCGAATCTTCCCATGCCTTGTTGGCGCTACCCAGCCTGGAAAGAAATAGCGGCCAGCGTTCCTGTAAAAAGGCGAAGAAGGCCTCATCGTCCGGAACGATCTCGGAGAGCGGCCAGGCTTTGAACCCATCATGGCCTTTGAGAACCTGGATGAGCCGCTCGGCCAGCATCAGCGGGATTTGGAGCTTGCCGTAGTGCAGGCGCAGCAAGGCGCGAAACAACTCCACCTCGTTGGCAATAAGTTCCGCCGCAATGCCGAACACATGACGGAGAATGAAATCCTTGGTGGCGTTGTCGCCCATGCGATCCGATGGCGACTTACGCTGGGCCTCGAACAGCGCGTCCAACAGGCTTCGGTCGAGCTTCTCGATGACCGGATAGCTCAGGTTGGGGAAGAGATCCCCCAGGTTGAACGACAGCTTGCGACCCGCCTGGAGCAGGTCGTAGGGCAGGGATTCCAGCTCGGCATCCTGCAAGCGGAGAATCACCACCAGGTCGGTATGTTCGCCTTGATCCCAGATCGAGCGGTACTTGGACTCATAGGCATATCTGAATTCGACCGGGTCACTGAACTCGATCAGCTCGAACCCACGCTCCCGAAGCCCCAGCGCCAGTTTTTCCTCGGTCAGCAGACCATCCGGGTCCGCGACCAGGGTCAGCTTGCTGACGTTGGGGACGAAGTCATTCAGGATAGCGTCTCGCCAGCTACTCATTGAACGCCTCCCTTGACGATGCGCAGCATCAGCAGCGACCGGATTTCCGGTACGATCTGCCGCGCTGATTGCAGTTCATGCCGCCACTCAGTTTCCTCGGCAGCGCAGCGGGCCAGACGGTACTGGCGCACTTCGGGCAGCCCCACCCGCTCGATGGCCTTCCGCCGTGAGGTAAAGGCGACCATGCCGCGCTCCTCTTCCCGGGTCACAGAAGCTATGTGCGCCTGCTGCAGGGCGTCGAACAGCTCCTGTCCGGCCTGTTCGGCAGCAATCTGCAAGCGCTCATGGGCGGTGATGGATTCCTCCTGGCCGAGGGTTGCCTGCACCTGAGTTTCGGCTGTCTGCAGCGCATCCCAGATGTGCCGAGCCGTGGGCAGAAACAGTTTGCCTTCCTCGCTCAGGAACACACTGACATATCCCCGCCGCACCATGGGGATGCGCAGGAGTTGTGTCTTCTGGTGCCTCCCGGCCTGAAGGCGGATCTCAAAGAGACCCCAGAGCCCGGAAATACTGGCTGGCAGTCCGCTTACGGTTACGCAAGGTAAAGGTTGGCCAGCCGCGACCTGCGGCAGGTTCAGGGCAAGGCCACGGACACGGCTGTTTTCGAGATTGAGCAGGGTTGCGTCGGTCAGGCGGTTCGCTTCCCGGGCGTTGAACACGGCTTTGCGATGTTCCTGACCGTCCGGCCAAGTCAGATCCCACCAAGAGCGTTTACGGCCGGCCGTGCCGCCGTGCGAATTGAGATAGCCCACCGTCATCCGCTCCACCCAGTGGGGCAGCGGATGGGAGCGCAGACGCTCAGCCGTCTGCACGTCCGGCTCTTCGGAGATGCCATAGATGGCGGAGGACTCGCGCACCTGCTGAATCTCATCGCGGATTCTGGCCACCGTGTGATCGACGGAGGTTTCGATACCGCCAGGATTAAGGATGGCCGAGGCGAACATATCTTCGAACAGTTCACCGGCCTGGGCGGAGTCAAGCACATCGCCGGTCTTGTCGATGCCGAACTCGTCGAAGATCACCGAGAGCTTCTGCTCCAGCACTTCGCGGACCCGGAACTCGACCGAATCCTCAAACACGAAGTTGATCGCACGCACCGTCTTGGGCTGGCCGATACGATCCACGCGACCGATTCGCTGTTCCAGCCGCATCGGGTTCCAGGGGATGTCGTAGTTGATGATGACATGGGCGAACTGCAGGTTCAGACCCTCACCGCCCGCATCGGTGGAAACCAGCACGCGGTGGGATTTGCGGAAGGCGTCCTGGGCCTGCTTGCGTTCCTCCATATCCATGGAGCCGTTCAGGGTGACCACCGAGATCCCCCGGGCTTCCAGAAACTCCTTCAGCATCTGCTGGGTCGGCACGAACTCGGTGAAGATCAACACCTTCAGGTCCGGCTCGTTTTCCTCGGCCTGCAGTTCGTAGATCCACTCGATCAACGTCTCGGCCTTGGCGTCCGGTCCCGCCTGTTCGCAGCGAACCGCCGCATCCAGCAGGGTCTCCACATGGCTGCCTTCGCTCTGCAGGGCCGACACATGGGATTTCAGCAGCTCATCGAGCAGCTCCTGGCCGTCCATGTCATAAATCAGTTCCGAGGATTGAGGACTGAGGGCTGAGTCTTCCGAATCGAAAAGGGTCTCTGATTTTTCACTCAGTCCTCGTTGCTCAGTCCTCAGCACTTCAAGACGGCGCTCAATCGTCGTCTTGATCGCCCGGGCGCTGGAAACCACCAGGCGCTGCATCAGGATCATCAGGAAGCCGATGTGGCGTTTCTTCTCGCGCAGGGCTTGGTTGTAGCCCTCGCGGACATAATCAGTCACCGCCTCATAGAGGAGTTGCTGCAGGCGATGGCGGCTCTCCCAGGCCACCGGGACCATCTGTGTGCGCCGGGGTTTGAAGAGCGGCTTGCCGTCGGCATCGATGGCCTTGCGTTTTTCGGTGCGGATGACATGCGGTGCCACCCGCTCACGGGAGACGCTGTCCATGTCCGGAAAGGCGTCATCATCCAGCAGGTTCATCAGGCGATGAAAGGCGTCGGTCTTCCCCTGGTGGGGAGTCGCCGAAAGGAGCAGCACATAGGGCGCGGCCTCCGCCAGGCCCTTGCCGAGTTTGTAGCGGGCGACCTGATCGGTGCTGCCGCCCAGCCGATGCGCTTCGTCCACGATCACCAGGTCCCAGCCAGCGGTAATCAGATCCTCGAACCGGCTGCGGTTGTATTCGGCAACGCGCTCGGCGGTCCAGCCGCGTCGCTTGTCCATGGGCTTGACCGAATCCAGAGAGACAATGACCTGATCGAACATCGACCAGGCTGAGTTCCGCTGGTCCGTCCCTGAAGCCAGGCGTTGTAATGTGCCAATGTCGTCGCCCAGCACAAGCTGGAACTGTTCATTGAAATGGGTCTGCATTTCCGCCACCCACTGGGTAGCGATTCCCTTCGGCGAGACGACCAATGTCCGACGCACCAGCCCGCGCAGCTTGAGTTCGCGCATGACCAGCCCGGCCTCGATGGTCTTGCCGAGACCCACTTCGTCGGCCAGCAGGTAGCGCACGCGGTCGCCGGAGATGGCCCGGGACAAGGCGTGGATCTGGTGCGGCAGCGGAATGACGTTGGACTCCATGGGAGCCAGCAGCACATGGCCGTCGATGGCGCTGGTGGAGCCTTCGAGCACCTCGGCCACCTTGGCGGCGGCGGCCACATAAGCAATGCGACCGGCCTCGATCTCCGGCTGCAGATCGGCACTCAGCGGCCGCAAGGCGGAGCGGGGCACGCGCACCACCGCGTCCTGGTTCGGCAACCAGACACGGCACACCGTCTGCCCCCACAAGGTCTGTTCTTCGATGACCTTGCAGGCGCTGTTATGAACGGTGCTGAATTGCCACTTCTGGGCACCACTGGAAGATTTCATTCTTGAACCTCCAGTCTCAACCTGTTTGGCTTGATGACGGAGCGTGACCAGTGCTGCTCCATAGCCTGGATAAACGCCGGACGAACCAGTTTGGCCCGTTGCGCCAGCCAGTCGTCTTGGTCAAATCGAAGATAGATGCCTTCCGCAGGCTGTTCGCTGAGTTTTGATGTCGATAGGAATTTTTGAACTTCCGGGTACGCGAAGTGCCCGAATGCGAGAACAGGAACTTGAGCAACACCCATTTCCGTAAAGAGATCATCCCGGCGCTTTGAAGATAGAAATCGGCCAAATCGTTTGTCATAAACATCGAAACCAAGAAACCAATCTGGCAAACGGTCATAAAAAACCGAGTGCTGAGCATAGCACCATTCCCCGAAGAGTATGAAATGGTCGGAAAGATGCTCAAACAGCGTACAGGCCCGTGGCGTCAACCAATCGCCAAGTTTTTTCCATTGACCAGATCCAGGTAAATGCAGGTATGCGCCCCTGTTCTGTACTCGAATATTTCCTTCCGAATCAAAAGAGATTCCCAAATTCGCGCCATCTACCTTTTCCTCAACAATAAGATTGTGCTGCAAGAATTCACCACGCTCCGATTTCGACAGTACCTTGTCATCCCGGATGTCAACACCAGCCAGCGTTGCCAAATGTGGTGTGGAGGGGAATTTGAAGAAATCTTCTTTCATATATCGCTCTATTCAGCGAACTTCGCATATTTGATCTTCGTATATTCAGGGCAAAGGAAATTAACGGTAATACCTACTTTCTCCAAGGAGTCCTTCCATCCCCACCATTTGTTGTCGGTTGCCTGCAGAATTGGCGGCTTATCCTTATGTGCATTTGCGGCAGCAACAAACTTACGATCCGATTTATCGAAATTTTCCAGTCCGTCGTGATCTGGGAACTCATCGTATGAATCACCGGTTTTTGTGATGGTCACTCTATCGCAATATTCTGGATTATGACGGTGGTCGTTCACCCATTTCATAAAAGCATCGCCAATACCAGGTTGACCCTTCATAGAAAGCTGCTGCCGATATTCGTTGAAGATTTCATCCCCCGCATCGACAACCAGGCAACGCTTTTTGATGACATGCTCAACCGCATTAATACATGCGAGCACACACGCTTCGGGTACGTCAGAGTCCGGGTCTGGTTGGTTGGCGAGATTGGCCGTCTTGGGCACATTGGTATCCACCAGACATTTCTTCGGCAGGCTCATTCCGATGCCTCCGCCTTTTCGACTTTCTGCATTCGCTTCTTCATGGCGGCCTTCGCCTGCTCAGTGATGTCACCCATTTCATCACCGAAGAAATTTTCCGGCCAGTTCTGGATGTTGCCAAAGATGTCAATTTGCAGAAGGTCGAGTGTAGGAGGGATCTTGTCAATATTTGCAAAGTAAGCCGACACTTTTTCTTGGGGAACCACGTTCTCGGCAATTCGACGTTGCAACCGCCGCAGAAAATGTTCCGAATGGGTCTCGATGACCAACTGAATATTTCTATCCGTCCCGTTTTCTCTTGAGTTGATCACGTCAATCATCACATCTGCCAAAGCAGATTGCGCACTCGGATGTAAATGAATTTCCGGCTGTTCCATAATGATTATTGAACCGGGAGGTGCGTAAAAACATTGAACCAGAACCGGTAGTACCTGTGAGATGCCAAACCCGACATCGGGAAGATCTACCCAGTCTTTTGATCCTTTTGTTTGGACATTGACTTCATATTCCTGGCGATTTTCAGCAATTTTTTTAACCCTGAAGCTATCAATTAGCCCCATGGATTTTAGGCTTGCGGCAATTATTTCCTCGAAAGGTTTGGTAAGCTTTTTATATCCGAGGCTAATTTTTCTGTTTTTGCTTGCAAGAAGGGCCGCGATGGTAAGTTCACCTGAATAACCAACACTTTCAGGTGTAATACCGCCCCAAGTGTAGAGTCTTTCCGTTTTGATTCTTAATGGCCCGAGATAGCATATCGACTTAAATAGCTTTTCTTGGGCGAGATTCAGATCTTGGACAAATTCCGAGTTTTTATAGTAGTTGACCACTTCATCAGGGAATCCATAAAAACGTACTGGTGGACTTGGATACCAGACTCTGCCCGGGTTTCTGATCAATGAATATTGTTCAGAATTGACCTCATATTGACCTGGTTTCTTTGCAGATGGGCTCATCCCAACTTTCAAAACAGATTCTTCGCCTTCCTTTAGGTGGTAATTTAATTCTTCGATTTTTAAACTATCCGAGTCTTTGTCGCCTGCTACCTTTGCAGTAAAGGCGATCGTATCAGCTGTAAAATTAGTCTGTGAAACGGTGTCCCTGAATTTCAATTTTTGAAATGTCTCCCACTCGTATTCAAAGGCGATCTCATTTTCGAGATTCCTTTGATAGACCATCTCGCGAAACGACCCCAGCTGAACGACACTGTTTTTACCACCTGGATAAAAAATAGCCTTGCGATCCTGTGATTCAGCTGTTTGTTTCAGCATCATCAGGAACTGACCAATGCTGGATTTTCCGGAGCTGTTTGCGCCGAAGATCAAAGAAATAGGGGCCAGGCGAATGGTGCCGGTATCCTTCCATCCTTTGAAGTTCTGTATTCGTAACTGTTTGAGCATAACTATTCCCCTCCCATCCGAGTTACCGCCTGGTCGTACCACATGAGCAGTTTGGGGTCTTCTTCGAGGACGTTGTTGGGGATCTTGTCGGCCACGGCGACGATAACGGCGTAGTCGCGTTCCTGCCAGGCTTTCTTGAATCCGGCGCGGACAGCTTCCAGGCGGAAGACCTTGAGTTTCTTTTTGACCTCTTTGTATTCCTCGAACTCCTTGAGCAGTGCCTTCTCGCGCAGTTTCTCCAAATCGCCTGCCTTGTTGGGATCGGGCACGAACCAGCGGTCGCGGGCCTTGGCGACCAAGGTCGGGTCGTCCTTGGGCAGGTTGCGCAGCTCTTTCCAGTTGGTGGAGAGGTAGGCGTGGATCTGCTCGGGCACGGGGCCTTTACCGTCGTAGCAGAGGAAGTTCTGGTTCAGTAGTTCGCGCAGATCGAGCTGGGCCTCGTTCTTACTCCAGCCACCGAGCTGCTGCATGAACTGCGGATTGATGTCGGAGAAAGTCTGCGGTTTCTCCCTAATGAGCTGGCGCAGCCACTGGATCGACGATGCCTCATCGCAAACGAACATGGCCATTTGTGTCAATTCGCCTGAGGTCATTTTTTTACGGTCGTATTCGGCCACCTGGTCTGGCAGGAAGTACATGCCGTCACGCTCGATGAAGCGCTGCGCCAGACCGATCTGGAACTCCTGACTGGAGATCGGCACGGGATAGCCCTTACGGACGTAATAAGCCACCATCTGGTCAAACAGGATGCGGGGATCACGTTCGGAGACAAACTGCAGCGAGGCTCCCTGTTGCTTAATTACCGGCAGATACTGCAAATGCGTACGGACAAAATCCCACACGCCTTCTTCGGTTTGTGCCTCTTTCTGGAAACGCTCTTCAAAACCGCCATTGGGTTTGTAGGCTGAGATAACGAGGTCTTGTTTGACGGCTGTAGTAGTTGTTATAGAAATGAAGCTACCTTTCTTTTTATCCAAGACTGATACATTTGCCACTACAAAACCAGCATCGGTAAGAGCGTTTTGAATAGCGTTCCATACAGCTGCCTTACTGTTAGAAAATTCAACCGTCATCCAGCGCCCTGGCTTTAGTACTCTGAATGCCTCTGAAAAACATGAGGTCATCAATACTCTATAGTCATGAAGATCTTTTTTCTGCCCTTTGTCTTCAATGGCTTCCTTTTCTCTGTGTGTAATTACCCCCAACCAAGATTCCCAAATAAAGTTGAGTTCGGCATAGTTTAAATTTGCACCGAAGGGTGGATCGAAAAATAAATAATCAATCGAACAGTCCGGCATATTTATGGATGTAGATGATTGGGTCGTTATTATCGATGTTTGTTTCTTGGACTTGAACGCCTCTACGTGCTTTTTAAGTGCCTGTTTGAGCATTTGAATGACGTTTAAATCTTTAACCAAGGAAGGAAGATACAAGGTGCCACTCGTAGGTCCACCGCCAGCTCCCCAAACCCCAGCTTGATATGTCAAGCCGTATCGTTTATTAATTCGAAAGGCAACAGCAGAAAGAATGTTCCAGTATATGGATGATGATGCTTTGCTCCTGTAAGTTGCCAGGGAAGCGAGCGTGCTCTTGTAATAAAAATGGTGTACGTGCGTGATACCATTCGGATCATTGCGTCTTGTTTCTCTGCCCTCAATCATTCGGTCAGTTGGATGCCATTTAGCTAATGGCATCTTCAGAATTTTTTCAATCTTAATCAGATCGGATTGATCTGGTTCTTTTTGACACCGCGTTGTCCCGACAGAATAGTTGATAAGAACAGGAACCTGCTTTGCTTGACGAATGGAATCATTCAGAGATTCGTCATAAATGGTTGACCAAGCCCTATCCAAACTTCTTTTGTTCAATGCGGCTTTACAATGACTACATGAAAATTCATCAAGAACTTTTCCTCCATTAATGTCTACAGCTTCATGCCAAAAGACGATTTCGTTAGCACATTCCGGACATACAAATACATCTGACCAAACGATGTAGTTTATTTTTCCTTTCCTTCCGTCAGAATGGATTGTTTCATACATCCAGCCGCACTCTTTCTCAACCTCGCGTATAATCCGTTTGGCTTCTTTCTCGAAGGCGGATGAATTTATTGGTGAATTGTAATTGTATGCAATAAAGGTTGCGGCTGGAGAGAGATCATTCTGAATTGTCCAACGTGGACCTAATTTGGAAAATTCCCGCCAAACCTTTTTTCCATTCTCGTCTATTTCTTCCTGCAAAATAATGCCGTCTGGTTTGACTTGGTATCCAAGCGAAATAACCTCATCTCTATCACCACACAATTGAGATGCAACACCAGTCATTCCTGTACCGCAAAAGCCGTCAAATACAATATCTCCTGGCTGGGTGTAACGCAGCAGATAGCGCATTATTGCCTTGTGCGGAACCTTTGTGTGGTATGGGTGCATTTTATAGAGGGGGTCATATTTTCCCTCACTTACATCAGCCGCAAAAGGCTCACGGTGGTAGTGATAGCCTTCAGGCTGCTCCGGCTTCTGCGCCTCCCACTCGGCGATGAAGTCAGCGATCCACGGGTTCGGGCAGGCGGTGTAGTACGGCGGGTCACTCAGGTTCAGGATGTCCTCGTCGCTGCCGATGGGAAAGCCTTCGATCTTGCGGAACTCCGGGTTGCGCAACCGGTCGCGTAGTAGCTCGGTGAAGTGTTGGCGTCGCGCTTCATCACTTGGGAATTCGATGCCGAGACAGGTGACCGGTTGCGGTTCTGTGTTCTGGGTTCTGTGTTCTGAGTTGAAAAGCTCGTCCTGTTTCATTTGTACTTGGCTCCCTTGAAGTCGCTGTTCTGTAAATACCGCAACAGTCCAGCGATCATCCGCGCCGTTGCTTCGGTTTCCGAATAGAGTTTTTGGAATTGATCTTGGTTTATGTAGCCAGCGTCGAGGGCGACGTAGAGTTGGGCTTGCACTTCGGATGCTGAGCCTTTGGCGGTGGATAAGAACTGGATGAACTCCTTGTTACCGCCTCTGCCGAAACCTTCAGCGATGTTGGACATGATTGAGACCGAAGCGCGGCGAATTTGGTCGCGCAGGCCGAAATCACGAGCAAACTGGCCGTCGTTTGACATGGCGTAAATTGCCTTTGTCAGTTCCCGGGCCTTTTGCCAGGCTTCTATGTCCTCGAATCGCTGAAAGCTGCTCATTGCATTACTCCAGTACGATGCGGACTTTGTTCTGGTCTTTGCCTTTAGTCAGGCTGTCCACGTAGTCACTGACTGCTTGCTTGATTTCATTTGGCGTAGATGGTCCAAGGTCGGTGACGATCTTCAGCAAATCGGCTTTCTTAACCGACACCTTCTGCAAACCAGCGAGGATGGTTTTTAAGGTCTGCACAAAATTGCCATCAACCGGGTCGGGCAGTTCCTTTGAATTCATGAACGACTGGATGACCTGCTTGTCATCCTCATGAAGCAGTTCCTTCACGTTTGCCTGAGTCATCGGATCGTCGAGATTGTTCAGCAGGGTCTTCGTCCACTGCTCTATGATCCGATCCAACTGTTCATCCATTTGATCGAGCTGCTTCGAACCAGCAACAAGTAACCCTGAACCAGAAACCCCAATTTCCGCCGCAGGCCGAAATTGGCAATGCGGGCAGATGGGCGAGGCGTCGAGGTTTTGCTCGGTTAGGGCGAAGCAGCTCTTCAGCCCGGCCAGGCGGTTCTGGTAATCGGTGAGCTGCTGCCGGGGCATCAGGTCGATACCGGCCAGTTTGAGCAGGGTTTGCAGGCGCTGATCGTTGAGTAATCCCGCCTTACGCTTGTCGTCGTTCACGCCCAGCCGGGCGCGCGCGTGGAGGGAGATGTATTGGTTGATGTAGTCGCGTTTGAGCTTTTTCAGTTTTTCGCCGACTTCGGACGAAAGGCGCGCGAGTTGCGGGTTCTGAGTTTTGAGTTCCGAGTTGATGGAATCCAAAACATCGCCCCGGATGGCCTTCACTTGATCAACCCAGAGATCCAGTCCTTGGGGTTTTGACTCGGAACCCGTAACCCGGAACTCGGAACCGCGGCTTGCGGAGGCTTCAGCCGTAGCAAGCCAAGCCGCCGTCGGGCTGTGGTCCATGATGAACTCGCGCAGGGCGTCCAGCTCATCCAGGGCCTTCACGGCCTTTTCGTGGGCCAGCACTTCGGGAGCGCTGTAGCGGAAGTTTTTCAGCTTACCCGGCGAGGAGTAGGCCTGGAGCGATTCAAAGAAGCCCTTGGCCTCGTCCAGCCCGCTGGCCTGGCTGGCTAGGTCGGTTCCCGCGAGCAGATCTAGCCCCCAGAAGGAGAGCCCTTCGCGCAGGGTCTGCTGGGTCATGACGATGCGCTTGACGATCTTGCCCACCGCTTGTTGCAGGTTCTGCACCGGCTCGTCCTTGCCCTGGGTGACGAGCTGGGCCATGCCCGGCGTCATGCCGAGCAGTTCGAACAGCGCTTTGAGCGCGGGCAGGTTCCATTCCTTGGGCTGCTCCAGGTGCTTGAAGCGGACCAGCTCGTCCATGCCGGTCGCGGCAAGCTGCTGTAGTCCGGTGGCGTCAAACTTTTTGCCCGGAATGGCGAGCACGATGTCGCCGGAATAGACCAGCGAAGCCAGGATGACCGCCACCCATTCCGGCTCAAGCCGACCACCGCCGGGGTTCATGTATTCCAGCCCGTGGTCGTCCTGGATGATCTCGCTGCGGTTGACTACCTGGCCGTGCCCCTTGGCCTTGACGGTATCGAGAATGAACTTGGTGTACTTCGACTTGTAGGGGTCGATCTTCTCGCCGTCGAGCAGCTCCAGGGCGTCCAGCACGGCGGTGGCCTGCTTGGTGCGGTTTTGCCCAGCGATGGCCCGTAGGGCGTCCTGTGCGGCCTGGGTGCGGTTATTGCCAGTGATCAGGACAGAGAAGAACGGATAGTCCGGGGCCTGGTTCTCAAAGTTTGGAGCAAGGCAAACACCGGCGATGGTGTTGACCAAGTCGCGGAAGTTAATGGTCTCGTGCGGCGATAGGCCAGAGAGATCACGGATGGACTTACCTTTGACCCACTCAACCATGGATTTGGCTCGTCCTTGATAGGTAACCTCGAAGGCATCATTCATGTGTTTTTGTAGCCACTGAACCAGCTTCCTTAGGAAGCCGTTGGCCTTCGATTCATAGGTTGCTTTGGCGTGACCCGATGATGTCGCCGCAAGATCCAAGGCTGCCGCGTAGTTCTTCAACTCGGCCTGGAATTCTTCGTCAGAACCTTTCAGACGGAAAAAAACTTCATCGCTAGTTTTGTCGTCTTTGAAGCGTGGAGGATCATTGGGTTGAATGAAGTAGAGGTAAAAGTCGCGCTGCGGCACAGCTGTAGAACGCTCATTGGGAGCGCCGAAAAAGAGGTAGCCAGATCGAGCTGCCTTGTGCTCTTGCCAGATCAATTCATGTTGCCATATTTTGTATCCAGTCACATAGGTGCTGTCCTGACATTCCATGACTCTCTTGAGCGCCTCATAGTAGAAACGATCGAGTTGAGCCTGCCCCAGGCTTTCGGCCCTTTTTTCGATTAGAGCGTCAAAGTCATCGGTTTTCTTCAAATCAAGATAAAACTGGCGGTTATCGGCATTGAAGGAGATGAACTGGCCGCTGACCGTTTTGTGGATCTCGCGCAGGACCGTTTCCACATGGGTCTGGAGATCCTTGTCGGGCTCGTCGCTGCCCAACTCAGCAATTAGAGGATCAAAAAGACAGAGGCGGTCGCGCAGCTCCTCGGCGGATGCGCCCATGGGGGCATAGATGTCGCCAGTGGTAAGGCGGTGGACGGACAGCGCATGGATCAGGCGCACCGCCATCGGCTTGTATTGCTTGCGGGTGATGGCGTTCTCGATGCGGGATTCCAGAACCTGGCTGCAATCAATGACTGCCCGGATTTCAGGAATGGCGCGGAACGAGGCGTTCTGTTTGAGCGTGTTCCAGTAGCTGTCGAATGCGATCAGGCCGGGCTCATCTTGTGGCACGTCCTTATCGAGAATGCTTTTCATGCCCATGGACAGAGTCTTGAGCACCTCGCGCTTTTCTACCACGGTGACACGCTCGAAGGTGTCGATGTAATCGGGATGCACCGGGAAGAGCCGGACAAACTCGTCCATGCGCTCGTTGAGCCCACCGTAGTATTTGGCGAAAGGCATCAGGTATTCGCGGATTTTGGCCTGCTGTTCGGTGGTTTTCTTGAGCAGACGCTCGGCCACGACAAATTTCACGTCACTGCGGGCAATAAGAACCTGTTCGAAACGATCCTTCACACGACGAATGCTGTCAGCTACAAACGCAAAGCGCGGGCTATCGAAAATAGCTTCCTGAACACCTGCCATAAAACGAAAACGCAAATCTTTGCATACTTCGCCTACTTCACGCAGGAAGTTGAGGTCAAGGATCAGCTCCTGATCCTTACGGGTGCGTAGGTAGTCAAGTAACTCGTCAACAACCAGCAGCAGTCCGTGATCTGGAAAGGCTTCGCCGAACTTGGCCATCATGTCTTCGAAGGCCCGTTTATGGCTGGTGATGGTCCCGACTTCGGGGAACACATACTCCACGCCAAGTTTTTCGAGATGCTCTTCCAGTTCGGCCACCAGGATGTCGCGCAGGGACATGGTGGTGGCAC harbors:
- a CDS encoding DEAD/DEAH box helicase; this encodes MKSSSGAQKWQFSTVHNSACKVIEEQTLWGQTVCRVWLPNQDAVVRVPRSALRPLSADLQPEIEAGRIAYVAAAAKVAEVLEGSTSAIDGHVLLAPMESNVIPLPHQIHALSRAISGDRVRYLLADEVGLGKTIEAGLVMRELKLRGLVRRTLVVSPKGIATQWVAEMQTHFNEQFQLVLGDDIGTLQRLASGTDQRNSAWSMFDQVIVSLDSVKPMDKRRGWTAERVAEYNRSRFEDLITAGWDLVIVDEAHRLGGSTDQVARYKLGKGLAEAAPYVLLLSATPHQGKTDAFHRLMNLLDDDAFPDMDSVSRERVAPHVIRTEKRKAIDADGKPLFKPRRTQMVPVAWESRHRLQQLLYEAVTDYVREGYNQALREKKRHIGFLMILMQRLVVSSARAIKTTIERRLEVLRTEQRGLSEKSETLFDSEDSALSPQSSELIYDMDGQELLDELLKSHVSALQSEGSHVETLLDAAVRCEQAGPDAKAETLIEWIYELQAEENEPDLKVLIFTEFVPTQQMLKEFLEARGISVVTLNGSMDMEERKQAQDAFRKSHRVLVSTDAGGEGLNLQFAHVIINYDIPWNPMRLEQRIGRVDRIGQPKTVRAINFVFEDSVEFRVREVLEQKLSVIFDEFGIDKTGDVLDSAQAGELFEDMFASAILNPGGIETSVDHTVARIRDEIQQVRESSAIYGISEEPDVQTAERLRSHPLPHWVERMTVGYLNSHGGTAGRKRSWWDLTWPDGQEHRKAVFNAREANRLTDATLLNLENSRVRGLALNLPQVAAGQPLPCVTVSGLPASISGLWGLFEIRLQAGRHQKTQLLRIPMVRRGYVSVFLSEEGKLFLPTARHIWDALQTAETQVQATLGQEESITAHERLQIAAEQAGQELFDALQQAHIASVTREEERGMVAFTSRRKAIERVGLPEVRQYRLARCAAEETEWRHELQSARQIVPEIRSLLMLRIVKGGVQ
- a CDS encoding RNA ligase family protein encodes the protein MKEDFFKFPSTPHLATLAGVDIRDDKVLSKSERGEFLQHNLIVEEKVDGANLGISFDSEGNIRVQNRGAYLHLPGSGQWKKLGDWLTPRACTLFEHLSDHFILFGEWCYAQHSVFYDRLPDWFLGFDVYDKRFGRFLSSKRRDDLFTEMGVAQVPVLAFGHFAYPEVQKFLSTSKLSEQPAEGIYLRFDQDDWLAQRAKLVRPAFIQAMEQHWSRSVIKPNRLRLEVQE
- the pglZ gene encoding BREX-3 system phosphatase PglZ, with the protein product MSSWRDAILNDFVPNVSKLTLVADPDGLLTEEKLALGLRERGFELIEFSDPVEFRYAYESKYRSIWDQGEHTDLVVILRLQDAELESLPYDLLQAGRKLSFNLGDLFPNLSYPVIEKLDRSLLDALFEAQRKSPSDRMGDNATKDFILRHVFGIAAELIANEVELFRALLRLHYGKLQIPLMLAERLIQVLKGHDGFKAWPLSEIVPDDEAFFAFLQERWPLFLSRLGSANKAWEDSPEYGLKYPGPDHLPFDHQDIKVYIDNLFLEGKLTPVPAKGIQVDAGSWVRSGIATSGVDDDELRISRLFGLVEKELPTAEARYSIWTAFALKWAELSSLVHCGNSAEYQTRLREIGDTLNTTFAGWLADHYSSLINLPPTNPAMLHHVPRRLARDIEDSGSCRAALIVVDGLALDQWVTIRQLLQKQDGNLVMRESATFAWIPTLTSVSRQSIFSGKPPLYFPSSINSTNSEEKLWKQFWEGHDLSRLDVAYHRGLGDGDAAGILDSLINPGKTKVVGLVVDKVDKIMHGMQLGSAGMHNQIKQWCHAGFLSALVGQLLDYGYEVWLTADHGNIQCEGKGRPSEGVIAETRGERVRVYPTPELRAQVAGAFPFAHEWQPVGLPANYFPLVAGGRDAFVNPGDAIVGHGGVAIEEVIVPLVKFERRTR